A window from Myripristis murdjan chromosome 11, fMyrMur1.1, whole genome shotgun sequence encodes these proteins:
- the thrap3b gene encoding thyroid hormone receptor-associated protein 3b, with the protein MSKAPDSPARSRSRSRSRSRSRSYSRSHSRSRSRSRSRKRRYSSRSRSRSRSHSPSHRNYPTRDYQNNRGGFRGYNRGYRRPYHYRGRNRGYFPRGRYQNRGGGSYGYRANNWQGGGGGWHDHHHDQDHHSHSPRRGRSRTPRKRSGSRSRSRYSDRSSSGRSRRSSYSSRSRSRSSSPRHRSSKSKRSSKDAKEKPAETHTEAPGQAADGSAIEKASGGKWIDYDTSPKQTSPEAGLAAGTKEEAPTGPESKGPGSGGPLWRTIGSAPAPAPAPAPAPAPAAKSPAKSVPTTSFSGFGFFSKEDTKAGDKAGIPSAFKKFLAENKGKKLAPEKENGRDKEQSTTERELEKGSSKVGGLFNVTAAAFGESKEEKSLPFFDAGEEEFLKSHGLKERVIEEDGEDNSKTTLTARDIFGKWEDEPNYPTSYPTVKEKSRRDAEEAEDIEHLEEDLYRSRKHSSKREEKSKKKEKKEKEKSRRSPSPAPAPPRDSREKDRPLFPGAIVPREESPPSRLSVSREDFELKISSLDEMPSSSLSRERRMSRDLVNPTKKDPEFRSIFHQIQSAQLRRSPSELFAQHIVTIVHYIKAQHSRSSDMTLSERFAMYQRKAAEVEMMKPRRSPEIHRRIDVSPSAFKRHSHLFEDMEETSYKDPGKKLKGDVMDLRLDIERRKRFGKEREFKRDGGKSSGGSRGPSRERSSEKSAKHHKKSKKSKKKRDRSPSSSSSSSSPSPYPPSFRGKEFMGEGMEHMDEGYSHPRYPPRDYGGPVDRGPRDYESHNMERGRGRGFYPRMRGRGWNRGNYPGNNSNGNPGNMNAPVRPPEEEWDPEYTPKSRKYYLHDDRDGEKTWVDNRGRGRGSFPARRGRFVYRKGGSSPKWTHDMFQGGEEGELGDDNMELDHKETKAVGDSSAQKQ; encoded by the exons ATGTCAAAGGCCCCGGATTCTCCAGCTCGATCCCGCTCCAGATCAAGGTCCAGGTCCAGATCAAGATCTTACTCCCGATCTCACTCCAGAAGCCGCTCCCGCTCAAGATCCAGAAAACGTCGCTACAG tTCTAGGTCTCGTTCCCGCTCCAGATCGCACTCTCCGTCCCACAGAAACTACCCCACCAGGGACTATCAAAACAACAGGGGAGGGTTCAGGGGCTACAACCGCGGCTACCGTAGGCCCTACCACTACCGTGGCAGAAACCGAGGCTACTTCCCACGTGGCCGTTACCAGAACAGGGGAGGGGGTAGCTATGGTTACAGGGCCAACAATTGGCAGGGTGGTGGTGGCGGCTGGCACGATCACCACCATGACCAGGACCACCACTCTCACAGCCCCAGGAGGGGGCGTTCCCGCACCCCTAGGAAACGGTCAGGAAGCCGTAGCCGCTCCCGCTACTCTGACCGCTCGTCTTCAGGTCGATCTCGGCGCTCAAGCTATTCCTCTCGGTCCCGATCCCGGTCCTCATCCCCACGCCACCGCAGTAGCAAGAGCAAGCGCAGCTCCAAGGATGCCAAGGAGAAGCCTGCAGAAACCCACACAGAGGCACCAGGTCAGGCAGCAGACGGCAGTGCTATTGAGAAGGCATCTGGAGGTAAATGGATTGACTACGACACAAGCCCCAAGCAGACCAGTCCTGAGGCTGGTCTTGCTGCTGGAACCAAAGAGGAAGCCCCCACTGGCCCTGAAAGCAAAGGGCCTGGGAGTGGTGGTCCTCTGTGGAGAACCATTGGCAGCGcccctgctcctgctcctgccccTGCCCCTGCCCCTGCCCCTGCAGCCAAGAGTCCTGCCAAGTCAGTGCCAACCACCTCCTTCAGCGGCTTTGGCTTCTTTTCGAAGGAAGATACCAAAGCTGGAGATAAGGCTGGAATACCCTCTGCCTTcaaaaa GTTCTTGGCAGAGAATAAAGGGAAAAAGCTGGCACCTGAGAAGGAGAATGGTCGCGATAAGGAGCAGAGCACCACAGAAAGAGAACTGGAGAAAGGCAGCAGCAAGGTGGGAGGCCTCTTCAATGTCACAGCTGCAGCATTTGGAGAGTCCAAGGAAGAAAAAAGCTTGCCATTTTTTGATGCTGGCGAAGAGGAGTTCCTCAAGTCTCATGGGCTGAAAGAGAGGGTGATTGAAGAGGACGGGGAAGATAATAGCAAGACCACCCTCACAGCCCGGGACATTTTTGGGAAATGGGAGGACGAGCCTAACTATCCAACTTCGTACCCAACAGTGAAGGAGAAGAGCCGGAGAGATGCAGAAGAGGCAGAGGATATAGAACACTTAGAGGAGGACTTGTACCGTAGCCGTAAGCACAGCTCCAAGAGGGAGGAGAAGTccaagaagaaggaaaagaaagaaaaggagaagtcCAGGAGAAGTCCGTCCCCTGCCCCAGCACCTCCCAGAGACAGCAGGGAGAAGGACAGACCCTTGTTTCCTGGGGCCATCGTTCCCAGGGAGGAGTCACCCCCTTCACGACTGTCTGTGTCAAGGGAGGATTTTGAGCTCAAAATCAGCTCTTTAGATGAAATGCCCAG ctcctctctgtctAGGGAGCGCCGTATGTCCCGAGATCTAGTGAATCCCACTAAGAAAGATCCAGAGTTCCGCTCCATTTTCCACCAGATTCAATCAGCGCAGCTCCGCCGGAGCCCCTCTGAGCTTTTCGCTCAGCACATAGTCACTATTGTGCACTACATTAAAG CCCAACACTCCCGCTCCTCAGACATGACTTTAAGTGAGCGGTTTGCCATGTACCAAAGAAAAGCTGCAGAGGTAGAAATGATGAAGCCAAGAAGGAGCCCAGAAATCCACAG GAGAATTGATGTCTCCCCCAGTGCCTTTAAGAGGCACTCTCACCTGTTTGAGGATATGGAGGAGACCAGCTACAAG GATCCGGGTAAAAAGCTCAAAGGTGATGTGATGGACCTGCGCCTGGATATTGAGAGACGTAAAAGGTTTGGTAAGGAACGTGAGTTCAAGCGGGATGGAGGCAAGAGCTCAGGAGGATCCCGAGGACCAAGCAGAGAGAGGTCCTCTGAGAAATCTGCAAAGCACCACAAGAAATCAAA GAAGAGTAAGAAGAAACGGGATCgttctccatcctcctcttcctcttcgtcCTCTCCATCCCCTTATCCTCCATCTTTCAGAGGTAAAGAGTTCATGGGAGAGGGGATGGAGCACATGGACGAGGGCTACAGTCACCCGCGCTACCCCCCTCGGGACTATGGCGGGCCTGTGGACAGGGGGCCGCGGGATTATGAGAGCCACAACATGGAGAGGGGCAGAGGACGTGGATTT TACCCCAGAATGAGGGGAAGGGGTTGGAACAGGGGTAATTACCCAGGCAACAACAGCAATGGCAACCCAGGAAATATGAATGCCCCAGTGCGCCCCCCAGAGGAGGAGTGGGACCCTGAATACACCCCTAAGAGCAGGAAATATTACTTG CACGATGACCGAGACGGTGAGAAAACCTGGGTGGACAACCGTGGACGAGGCCGGGGGTCCTTCCCGGCCCGCCGGGGACGATTTGTCTACCGCAAAGGAGGCAGCAGCCCCAAGTGGACCCATGACATGTtccagggaggagaggagggagagctggGAGACGACAACATGGAGCTAGACCACAAAGAAACGAAGGCTGTGGGAGACTCCTCCGCCCAGAAGCAGTAG